The region ATCTATCTTATCAAATCTAATTTTGTAGCAAAAGGGCAAAAAGTGATTCTTTGAATTGATAAAGGCTGACCTCCATTATGGAGTAAATGCATGACACATGGATAAAGTTGAGATTTCCATATCAGAATTAGTTGATAAAATTGTCCAAAGCTTTGAACATTTCACTGAGCACAGTTCAGTTCCATCCCTCTTCCAAAAATTGAAAGAATATGGGACAACTGCTAAGCCACCAAGACATGACCAGCCACCAAAACTAACTGCAAGTAGAGTGTTAGCCAAGAAGCCCaaagctctggaggagctgcaaagacTCGCAGCTCAGGTTGGAAAATATGTTAACGTGAACACTGTAGTTGATTACaaatttccatctttttttagatttttgttgctaaaaaagaacaagaaaatgcTTTGTTTCCACCTTACAAGTGATGTGCAACTTTATCGTTGTCAATAACATACCAACTTGATGTTTTTGGTTGTGCAAAGTACAAAAAGCTAAATGAATATTATTCAACTGAAAGGTCAGCTGTAAACTCAAACCTGTACATCGCTTCATTGCTGTACCAACAATTAAAAGATGGTTGAGTTAGAAGTAGAGCACCGACaaccttttaaaaatgagtttgtTAACTTGTTACAAATTAACAATCTACTTTAAGATGCTTCAATATCTTCAAACTCTAGGatagaaaatgacaaagaaactGGTGAGATATCTATTCCAATATTCAAGTTACTCAGACTGGTAACAAAGtacaaaataacatttccagAGATAAGAGCACATATTCTGCCACGGGTATGATAAGATTTTTGTTATTCATTTACAGCAGAACAGGTCTGCTAGTAATGTAATTAGAGCAGTCTTCAGCACCTGACAGATTTGTTTAAGATTTAACTGTAACAATAATTCACAGCGAGGTAAACGTAAGGCCACACTGGTCTCAAATGATGAACTTCATGCTCTTCTAGCTTGATTTGTGAAAAATTCACATGTAAAATTCTACATTTTGAAGAACAGGCAACCACTAAAAAATGCTAACCATGGTCTCAGTGAGGAGTGTTTACCACCCGTTCAGCAAAATGAACACCTTTGAATATTTAATCAGATGAATAGCTGCTTTAAacctctttaaataaaacattttgtaattttaacttAATGTATGCAGCCCAGATGTTTGAGGTCATATTTTTAGTCagtgattttagaaaaataacacaaaaaaaatcttacctgTGTGAACAGCCAGGTCAGTGGTTGGTTCTCCTGCTACAATCACATTGTGGTAGCATACAGCATGACTTGATGTCTTGTGTTAAAGACATAACTAGTGACAGCACACAGTGCTCTAAGAAATGAATGGTAGCCTTCAGTAGGAATACTATTCTATAAATACCAAAGTTTATtggtatatatttaaaaactgaaatttattgAACTTGAAAGGAAAAATATGCAAGCAGAGAGAAATTTGGACAAtggaaattcaaaatgtttttcaatataaaaaaaaattacatactttTTCAGGCTGCATTAATTAGAattagaattcaactttattgtcattgcactgtcacaagtacaagcaacgagatgtagtttgcatctatgcAGAAGTgttctacgagatataaatatttatttacagatgtacaagactatgtatgtatggactataaggggttatagcaaagagatatagatattgagtataaatataaatatgggagctatatgcagattatacagaatatacaaaaaaattaagaaccTTGTGTAACCATTCTGTTAATGTAACGTCTAATGATTATGATACAcagatttgaacaaaaaatatagaatatactttatttagCAGTAGTTATCAGAGTTGATGTATCATCTATTTTTAAtgcttaaaaacatttcttagcAGCCAGCTTTGCTTCTTGTACAGGAAAATTAAATACTTGTGTTTTAAATCTCTGGCATGTGCAGCCACAGGTGAGGAACAATGCCATGAGAAATATCTAGTCATTAATGGGTTAGGATTAACCGTAACTCATTCTTAAAATTTGATGGGAAAATTGTATTAAAATCTTGGCATAAGACGATTCCAGTAATGGGCCCAGCTCTAACCCAGAATCAGTTGTGCTTTTACAAATCTCTTGGTCACAAACACTAAAATTCAAACTGAATAAGCTGTAGCCTATTCTCCTGCTTTCCCTGTTAATTTAAATGTGTCTAAAGCAAATTAGTTTACAGAAGGTCTGATTCACCAATTTCTgacataaaatgtctttttaaataaagcttttgAATGCACAGGTTAGCCACAAGCACTGCTTTTCTACATAACGCTGAAAATGTCTTCTCAGTGTGGAGGAATACGTTTATTTCattgctttaaaagtttttccaaaatctggtttcaaaatgttccaactgcagttttaatggaaaactatttaaaattctGGCCGGCTCTTGACTGGACAGGCTTTTGTGAACTCTTCCACCGTGCCTGCTAAAATATAAAGCAGAGTCAACGCAAGGAAGGgtggtttgttttcatttaaaaagagtGACGTCCGTTTAAGAGACGGAAACCAAGAAGGGGGAGAGTagcacagagaaagagagaaaaggtgGGAGGGGGCTGATGAGATCATTTTCTGGGCCTGAATGAATCAGCTCTTCTGCCAAAGAAAAAGTACACAGCAGAGAGAAGTGACCAAAGCAAATGGGAACAATTTGAAGACGTCAGCTGAGGTGGAGCTTCCTGTTCAATAGTACTTATCTGAAAGACAACTAGTAAAACATTACATCAATaaaaaaggggaagaaaacctaaaatttaACTAAACTGAATTCTTAGGAAATGTTCTCTTAAGACTATGAATGCTTGTAAACAGACTTAAAACTTGTGACCTGAAGATAAAAAGGAACTTCTCTTTTTCCAAGTAGAAAGGCTAATTGTATTCATATATTTATGGAATACAAGTATATGCAACAACCACATTTCCAGTAGTGTTCAACATCTCCTTGCAGTCAATGCTGCAAGAAGTTTTGTTCAATTTTGCGCCACCTACTGACAAGAAAAGGGATAGAGAGGCTCCATTTGAACCCACAGCAAACCAGGTATGAAGTTTTCTATAATCAGTAGGTGATGCTTTTTATAACTGAGCAGATAGATTTCCAATAAGCAACTTGATACTTGAATTATTTGATAAGTGCTACCTTACAATTTAACCTGACCACCATTGGGAtccttattttcagtttgaccATAAAAGAAATCATCTATTTCAGCTTTCATTTAGTAAAACTGAGGATGTCTACAATAAAAAGGTGAAATTCGCAAAGTTTTATTTCCCAagtttatcatcatcatcatcatcatcatcatacaTCTGTAAGTTTATGGGAAAACAGGGGCCGTTACATCAACCAATGAAAAATATTGGATTTACAATACAATGTCAAACctaatgatatttaaaaacaaactgaaacatgcACAATACAGAATGCAGCGTAAACATGgtaactaaaaaaagaaaataaaaaaggtaactAGAGTGGAAAAACTGCACAGGTTGAATGGACGCAGTTCTATAACCATCAAAATATGGaatcataaattaaaacttcttttaaaaatcaaattccACAACAGGAATAATCAAGAAGTTCTCCTTCAATAAGGTCGGTCTCTGCGCTCCTGGCGGTGGtccctaaaacagaaaaaaaaggcaataaaaccCCTTTACTGGATATTCTTTTAACATCAACAAAACAATCTCAAGCCTAAATTGAACACCTTACCTCATATCCATCTTGCCCCCAGGTGGTCCCATTCCTCTTCCCCCTCTGCCACCCATTCGGTCCATGGGCGGTCCTCCACGCCCGGCTCCGCGGAACCCTCCCCTGTCCATTCCTCCACGTCCTCTGAATCCACCGCGGTCCCCTCCCCAACCTCCACGGAAACCACCAGGTCCACCTGGGCCTCCGACTCCTGCTGGCCCACCACGATCCATACCTCTGCCCCCACGCATTCCAGGTCCGCCTCGGCCTCTCTCACCACCTGGGGGGAAAGGAGGACCACCACCTAAGCCCTCGGGTTTGGGGGCTTTGCACTGGTTACACTCCATCCTCCAAGCAAAGTTTTGGTTACCACAACCcctgtgaaaaaaatacaaatgtacagTTACAAAACACAATTataaacacacacgcacacacgtgCCTGAGGTGGCGGTACATACGGATTAGGACATTCCCAGTCGCCGGCTCTTTGCTGCATGTTGCCTCCTGTTGGTCCACCTCTGCCCATTCCACGTGGACCGCCTCTTGGGCCAAAGCCTCCACGGTCCCCTCCTCGTCCCATCATACCTGAAATTCCAAcatttcaggtatcacaccatcAGATCCAACACATGCTACAGACGTTAGTGACAAACTGTAATAGTTTACCTCCACGGCCCATCATGCCATCACGCATAGGCATGCCGCCTCTCATTCCACCCATCATGGGCTTTCGGCGCGCCATGGACACCTTAAGTCTTCGTCCTTGAAACTCTTTCCCTGTAATTAAGATAAAACTTTGTCATCTCAGACACTGGGTACACTTTACAAAGTGCTTCTGATTTTTCTTATTACTTTGACATTTAATCTATAAATCATACCATCAAAATGCTCCACAGCTGCTTTGGCACAGACGGGCTCCTCATAGGACAGAGTGGCATCACCTTTAGGCTTTCCTGAGTCTTTGTCTGTGTAGATGTTGATAGCAGGCTGACCCAGTCTACGATTCATCTTTAAAACAAAGCGCGCACAGTTTAGTTTCAGTAACAGTTGTGGTTAAATATAAACCATCTTTATTAATCTCTTAAAAATTGAccttaaatttttcttttaagttgccCGTTGAAATGTACTACAAAGACTTGTGGTGACATGAAACTGGAATTTTCTAGGATCAATCTGTTGAGAATATCTGTAAGTAATACCCCTCAAGAAAATCATACATCTCCCCTTCCAGATCatctttacatcatgtaatCTACACATTAGCCTCGCAATCAACTGAGAGGGGGAAACAGGAAATCTGGAGGCTAAAGAAAATATGCTAATCACAGTGTGCGCGAGTATGGAGTTTTCCCcaagagaaaacatgttttaaaaacatgaatgttgtGAGTTTTAGGCTCGTCTCCTTTGGATTTCTAACCCCAGGATCATGATCTGAAAGTGTACAAAGCCAACGATAGACTTGATTTGTAAAGACAAAGTAAACTGTAATGGTCGAGTGAAGAACTAGGAGGTAAACCAGGGCTAAAAGCTATTATTACCCTTATTGGCCCAACGTGCTTGAAGAATTCAGCCATTTCCTCTATGTTGGCCTTCTCAGTCAACCCAGTGATGTAAATGGTGCTGTTCTCAGAGTCATCTTGCTCTTCTGGACGTCCTACAGgtacaaaataaatcacaatagTTTCCATTtccaataaaaagatttttaaatagGAAGACAATAAACAAGACCTTTTTTGCAAATTCCTGACAAAACCACATATGCCTTTGTTCAGTGTCAAaagtactatatatatatatatatatacatacatacatacactaTCAGATTCTTAGGTTGAAGACTCTACTTACCCATTTCGCGTTCATCGCCGCCCATGGGTCCTGTAGTCCATTGAGTAAAAAgtaaacagaggaaaaaaaagtcagtgcATGCAACTAAAATCCAGTAGACAACACCTGATAACTACAGCTCATAAACCACACTCTTATGCATGACTTGTATTGGGAAGTTGAAAAATATGGTACCTTTTGGTACAAAATGTCCACAATTGATAAACTCAATTGAAAAATTGAACACCTCAGAACCCTTGGTATGTATATATAACTCTTTGGAAAAAGCCTTTAAGACCAGAgtgaaatctttaaaaaaaaataaaagattcagCTCAGATTTGCCAGAGCAGCCGCAAACACTTTTCTTATTAACCGATCTAAAAGGTAGTCAAACCATAACCAGTGACTGAATTATATAAAGTACCCCAGAGCAAATGGTCTCaggcatataaaaaaaaaatccaatattttgatgtgtttttgtaggaaaaaaaatagcatacCACAAT is a window of Xiphophorus hellerii strain 12219 chromosome 12, Xiphophorus_hellerii-4.1, whole genome shotgun sequence DNA encoding:
- the ewsr1b gene encoding EWS RNA-binding protein 1b isoform X3; this encodes MASAPDYSSYNQSGAQQGYASYAAQPSQNYGQSAQQGYSQQNYGSYTQPAAAAADSSYTQTTPAAGGYPQQQQQYGSSYGQQPATGYPPTQSTAHGYSQSAQGYGASGYDGTPATAAAPAASQSYGSQPGYTAQSAYPGYGQQAAPSAPQSANSQPASYNQSSYSQPTSYGQQQPGYQGQQAGYSQQQGYQQQTPPQQQAPPAYPPQGAGSYGQPAANQYNQQGGPPSYNQSGPYNNYRQDGQGGGSGYPGSEPGRYPGGGDSRGQGRDGFERGGMMHRGRGMGRGMGSAGDRGGFSKPGGPMGGDEREMGRPEEQDDSENSTIYITGLTEKANIEEMAEFFKHVGPIRMNRRLGQPAINIYTDKDSGKPKGDATLSYEEPVCAKAAVEHFDGKEFQGRRLKVSMARRKPMMGGMRGGMPMRDGMMGRGGMMGRGGDRGGFGPRGGPRGMGRGGPTGGNMQQRAGDWECPNPGCGNQNFAWRMECNQCKAPKPEGLGGGPPFPPGGERGRGGPGMRGGRGMDRGGPAGVGGPGGPGGFRGGWGGDRGGFRGRGGMDRGGFRGAGRGGPPMDRMGGRGGRGMGPPGGKMDMRDHRQERRDRPY
- the ewsr1b gene encoding EWS RNA-binding protein 1b isoform X1 yields the protein MASAPDYSSYNQSGAQQGYASYAAQPSQNYGQSAQQGYSQQNYGSYTQPAAAAADSSYTQTTPAAGGYPQQQQQYGSSYGQQPATGYPPTQSTAHGYSQSAQGYGASGYDGTPATAAAPAASQSYGSQPGYTAQSAYPGYGQQAAPSAPQSCSANSQPASYNQSSYSQPTSYGQQQPGYQGQQAGYSQQQGYQQQTPPQQQAPPAYPPQGAGSYGQPAANQYNQQGGPPSYNQSGPYNNYRQDGQGGGSGYPGSEPGRYPGGGDSRGQGRDGFERGGMMHRGRGMGRGMGSAGDRGGFSKPGGPMGGDEREMGRPEEQDDSENSTIYITGLTEKANIEEMAEFFKHVGPIRMNRRLGQPAINIYTDKDSGKPKGDATLSYEEPVCAKAAVEHFDGKEFQGRRLKVSMARRKPMMGGMRGGMPMRDGMMGRGGMMGRGGDRGGFGPRGGPRGMGRGGPTGGNMQQRAGDWECPNPGCGNQNFAWRMECNQCKAPKPEGLGGGPPFPPGGERGRGGPGMRGGRGMDRGGPAGVGGPGGPGGFRGGWGGDRGGFRGRGGMDRGGFRGAGRGGPPMDRMGGRGGRGMGPPGGKMDMRDHRQERRDRPY
- the ewsr1b gene encoding EWS RNA-binding protein 1b isoform X2, which gives rise to MASAPDYSSYNQSGAQQGYASYAAQPSQNYGQSAQQGYSQQNYGSYTQPAAAAADSSYTQTTPAAGGYPQQQQQYGSSYGQQPATGYPPTQSTAHGYSQSAQGYGASGYDGTPATAAAPAASQSYGSQPGYTAQSAYPGYGQQAAPSAPQSCSANSQPASYNQSSYSQPTSYGQQQPGYQGQQAGYSQQQGYQQQTPPQQQAPPAYPPQGAGSYGQPAANQYNQQGGPPSYNQSGPYNNYRQDGQGGGSGYPGSEPGRYPGGGDSRGQGRDGFERGGMMHRGRGMGRGMGAGDRGGFSKPGGPMGGDEREMGRPEEQDDSENSTIYITGLTEKANIEEMAEFFKHVGPIRMNRRLGQPAINIYTDKDSGKPKGDATLSYEEPVCAKAAVEHFDGKEFQGRRLKVSMARRKPMMGGMRGGMPMRDGMMGRGGMMGRGGDRGGFGPRGGPRGMGRGGPTGGNMQQRAGDWECPNPGCGNQNFAWRMECNQCKAPKPEGLGGGPPFPPGGERGRGGPGMRGGRGMDRGGPAGVGGPGGPGGFRGGWGGDRGGFRGRGGMDRGGFRGAGRGGPPMDRMGGRGGRGMGPPGGKMDMRDHRQERRDRPY